The genomic DNA AGCAtggttttaaaagctttgaaatGGAGGCATTTACGTGATTGAATTATTCAGCCTAACAACTCATAAGCTGAGGCAAAATTTCTGGAGCACAGAGACTGATCATACAGGGTATTAGCTGTTTTAGCTAATTATTATATTTCCTAACTTCTAAAAAGGTAAACTTCCGGATAGTGTACCCCTCTTGAAAACTGTCCATGAATTAAATTACCTTTTGTAGTTTTACACGTTGCATATCACTTGCAGAATTCTCCTGCTAGGTTTTAAGCTTCTGTTTACTTATTAACATCAAAGCTTGCTTTCTGTTACGTATATATTTGCATGTACAATGTATCTCCCTGTATATACATGTTTACTCTTCCTGCGCGTCTGTGTGTTTCCTCTTCCAGCATGCTGCACAGCCGCATCTTAGGCGAACAGACCCAACTGAAGGAGGAGATGGAGACACTCAGGAGGGACGACACTCAACTTGTCCGAGAGCACAACCACCTAAAACAGAGCTGCGAGGAGCTCAAACGACTGCACAGTCAAGACCAGAAAGAGTTAGCAGACCTCCGGCTGCAGCAACAGCAGGTACATTACGCAcacacagcgcacacacacacacacacacacacacacacacacacacacacacacacacacacacacacacacacacacacacacacacagcacagacacGTGTGTGGGTGTGATCTGTATCTGCCCAGATGTTTTAAGGGCAGGAGTTGCCTTTGGAGGTTTACTGATGTGGCACAGATGCTAGAGCCATTatacaaaattaaatttttcacaaaaaatgtgttCCATTTGCTACAGCATCACATATTTGTATTAGTGCTGAGGTTTTCACCGCTTTATATTTGGAAGTCATACATTTTGGAGCATCAAACCATATTTCCTTACTTGTTCGTAGTTCTAAACAGCGCAAGGTTGCTGTGACCCTTTCTGGACTACTATGCAGTACTGTCTCACACAGCACCCATGGGAACACTGCAGTTGTTAACAGCACAGGGCAACCAAGCAGAGGGAAATGCATACAGTGCACTTCTGAAAAGGGCAAGTGCAGGAGAAAAGGGCTTTGGCTTTGGCTTGGGCAAAGGGCACGCTGACCCAACCCATGTAGCTACAAGATCAGTGTATACGCAGTGTATGCTGTGTGGGCGAGGTCAATACAGTCCTCGGGTCTCAGCAACTCTGTCAGGATTTAGGAGGACTATATCAGCAAGACCTGCAGTAATGAGacatacagcctcacagagaaTTAGTAATCCATTCTGAAGGACAGACTCACTACACATAAAACAGTTAATTGCAGGCTAGCCATTTGGTTTTACTTGCATGCATTAATtcagtttttaaaaatgaacttacacttttaaaaaaagcccTTGTTTAAGCTGGCACAGGATTTGCTGTAAAAATAGAATCCTGCCTACACATTGATGCCATCTGCTGCTAAGGTGGGGCACAGCAAATACAGACTTAGTTTAGTAGTTTTATAATGACATATTATATGACTTGTGTTGTCCTTACCAGGTAATGAGAGAGAAGGGCTCATCAGAGGTGTTAAACAAACTGTATGACACAGCTATGGACAAGCTGGAGGGCGTGAAGAAGGAGTATGACGCCCTGAGCAAGCGCTACAGTGAGAAGGTGGCTAACCACAACACAGACCTGAGCCGCCTTGAGCAGGCGGAGGAGGAGAACCGAAGGCTGCAGAAGCAGATGGACGCACTGCTCAAACAGCGAGACTCGGCCATGCACTACCAGCAGCAGTACTCCACCTCGATAAGGAGGTGAAAGCATTTATCAcccgcacacatacagagaacaAGAACACATGAGATCAAACCGACCGCTGTCATATTCCAGGGAAAATAACTTTATATTGATATGTTGTAAATATTGTGGATCATGCCTGTGCGTGTTTCACAGGCTGGAATCAGTCTAGCAGAGGCGGTGATGACCCAGcacctgtacacacacataggaaCAAGGGCTATATGAGCTACACTCAAGCTGCAGCCAGCACATCATTTTATATGAGCATCTCATAAAATAATTGTTCACTGAAACGCTCACCATCTTCCTCCACCCTCCCAGGTTTGATTCAGTGCAGCAGGAACTGAACAAGTCCTCCGCTCAGAACAaggagctgcagagagagatggagcgcCTGCAGTCGGAGGTGACACGCTACAAGAACTTGCAGCTGAAGGCAGCCAAGGACTGCGAGAAGTACAAGGAGGAGAGGGACTCTGTGTTCAACGAGTATCGTCTCATCATGAGTGAGAGGGACCAGGTGATCAAGGAGCTGGACAAGTTGCAGACAGAACTGGAGGCAGCCGAGGCCCGACTGAAAAACACCTCTTCAGAGAGAGTGGTTGCCAGTGAAGAGTTGGAGGCACTCCGGCAGGTATCAGAGACTCAAGAACTTCACAACTACACAATAACAGTTATATCTGATGCACTCTTAATATCCAGAGAGGTGACTGGCCAGCATGGAGGCTGAACATGAAGTTTATGAGTATTGCTCCAAAAAACATCAGCACAACTGTTCTTATAAAATAAgcagagtatatatatatatatatatatatatctcatgaATGACATGATGTCAAAACGTTTACTCACCAAATCTGATTTTATATTATAGACATGTTGAATGAAAAACTTGGAATATGCGCTCATTCGCTTTCTttccaagagttagatgagaggatCGAGACCACACTCATATCTCTACAGTAAATATGTAGCTgaagccagttagcttagcgaTAAGACTGGaaactgactttggtgattctTCTTTGaagtaatcattcatttaaaaagctTGGATATAaagcattttgaaataaaactgATTTTGTCCTTACTCATCTATCACAGCTTCCCCAGGAGACTTACTGTCTTACTGAGTGAACTATTTCCTCAGTGAAAATTGAATTCAACCTGTCAGGTTTTTAGTGTGTCTGTTGGTGACTTGAGCCAGGCGTTCTCTCCAATGACACTGCACAAAAATAGTTCAGCTACACCGCCTCCTTTTTGAAGACTATTTCTAAACACTGGTTGACAAACCAAAGGGATTCATAACTACTGTTTGATTACTCTGCATTGGCCACATCATTTTTTCACATCGCATTAATGACTCACGGTGTTGAGATGCCCTCATTCTGTTTTGCACCCTTTGTTCCCCACAGGAGTTAAACTCGTCACTGGTGGACCGCGACAGGGCCATCTGCGAGAGGAACGAGCTGCTGGAGAAGTACTGCCACGAGGTGAAGGACAAGGCCGAGGCTCAGAAGGAGCTGAGTCAGGCCTGCAAGGACATCGAGATGGTACGGGAGGAGAGGGACGTGGCCCGCAAAGAGAGGACGGAGGCCATCATTCAAAGGGATCAGTTGCTCCGAGAGTACTATCAGGCCAGACAGGTAACAAACTGCACCTTAGATTTGACAGTATAAAGTCAAAGGTTAGACACATGATAAAGAGCTTAGTGCATCCAGTGAGCTGTCAGTTGGTGGATTACAGTATGTCAGTGGACTGACCCTTAAGCGGATTTATGTCACACCTCTGTCTGCCCACTAGATGGCCCTCTTAACAGTCATTCTGCTGGTCACATGCACTTAAACCTTTAAGACCTTAAAGATGAGCTGTGGTTTGTTTGAAAGTCACACATCTGCACAGTCTCTCCACCGTTACTTTTTTCACACCAGGCACTGTAAACTCTATGATGTTGTTACATATGGAAATGCAGCATGTAGCACAGTTGTTTTACGAATAATCTTATTCATGTATACTCAATGTTCTTAGAAACAAGACTCGGCCACCTTGGACATGGAACGAGCCAATAAGGAGATTGAGATGCTGAGGAAACAGTATGAGGCCATGTCCCAGGAACTGAAGGAGGCCACACAGGAGGCGGAGGTGGCCAAATGTCGACGGGACTGGGCCTTTCAAGAGAGGGACAAAAtagtggcagagagagagagcataagGTCAGTCTGTGTATGGGTTTGTTAAAGACTCCTGACAGAGTTGGGAGGCCACATACAGTGTCGTAGAGAATCACTGGCTAATTACTGCTTCTCCCTATACGCTTCGCCCTTTATTCTTACTTTCGCCTCTTCTTCCCCAGGACTCTGTGTGATAACCTACGGCGGGAGAGGGACCGGGCAGTCAGCGATCTGGCCGATGCCCTGCGTAATCTCGACGATATGAGGAAACAGAAGAATGATGCGTTGCGAGAGCTCAAAGAACTAAAGTGAGTCTTCACCATGGTTCTGAATCCTCAGTTATTATAAAAATGATAGGAAACACTCACATAAGCAATCCAAGGGAAATCCTCCTGCATTTGAGCGAGCACAGAACAACATCGCCTCTACTCTGCCAACTTGTCTAGCTGTTGTACTCAGTGTGTGGCAGAGCGTGAACTGTGATATTCTGCCTTTGGAGACATCATGGAGCTCAGTTGTTTGTCTGGCGCCATTTTCACATGCCCAGATTAAAAGTGTAATCCTGAGAAGCGTTAGTGTtttggacacacatacacatttggTTTCTCACTGGCCTTGTCACCCTGCATATGAATTTATATTGCGTGTAAAAGCTCCCTCTGCTGGCTAAAGTGAATATGAAAGCCATTTGTCGGTCAAAGCATTGATGGAGCATGCAGTATGCTGTGACTTTGAGAGTTTCTTTCTCTATCCTCTGTAAAGAACAGTGTAAGATTGGGGTTTTAATGTCACATCTACCCTCAAGGCATGCCTCAGTAGGACACCATATATCTTACTGACAGTTGGGCATTGTGTGCATTCTACTTTTAGTTTTCTTATAAGTAAAGATAAGTTTGATTCCATAAACCACAAAACAGAAAGTGTAAGAAAGGACACAAGAAATACTTTTGGAAGATACCAGAAGTTTGAGCCCAATTCCAAATAAAAAGAAGGGCAAAACGTTCATACTTTTTGACATAATTTCTTCTTAATTTTATACTTGGATTGGATTCTACATCCAGAGTGGTGTACCTTGTCATTTTATTCCAAACAGAAAAACATTGTGCTTTTGGTAAGAAAACTATTTTCCAAGTATAAagactggctgtgtgtgtgatctctCTGTTGTCTCTGCCCATCTATCCTCAAGTGACTGACCTTTGATTCTGTGTGCGATTTCTTCCTCGGTTAAGAGAGAAGATGGAGAGCCAGCTGGAGAAGGAGGCCCGGTTCTGTCAGCTAATGGCCCACAGCTCTCACGACTCAGCCATCGACACAGACTCCCTGGAGTGGGAGACAGAGGTGGTGGAGTTTGAGAAAAACAGGGTAAGATCAGTGCTCAGCTATTATACCTGAGAGTGATTTGGTGACACACCAGTCTCCTGAGAGCCAGTAGCGCTCCAGAACGTAATGATAGTGAAATAAGTTTGTCAAAATGAAGGAATTTACTGACATTAATATTATTGCCCTTACAGGACGACATGGATTTAAAGGCACTTGGGTTTGATATCGCTGAGGGGGTAAATGATCCGTATTTACCAGGAGATTGTGGTATATTTGTTACAAGAGTGGACAAAGGAAGTATCGCAGATGGAAGGTTAAGGTATGAGCTGCTTCAAGAAGCTATCGTGTTCTTTTCTTGACTAACCGTTAAATCCCTCATTGTCCATCCTCTTGTGTCTCCAGAGTGAATGATTGGTTGTTGAAGATTAATGACATGGACCTGACCAATAAGGACAGGAAGCAGGTGGTGAAGGCCTTCCTTAATGGTGGCGGATTGATCAACATGGTAGTACGAAGAAGGAAGTCTCTGGGAGGAAGGCTCCTCACTCCTGTCCACATCAACCTTGTGGGACACCAAGGTATATGGAGTGCTAAATGACTTGGCTTGCTTTGTCTTGTCTCATTACTAAGCCTTGTGGCTGTTAATGCTTCAGTGTTATTTCACCCTTTCCCATTTTCCCTCCTATCTCTCAGACAGTGGTATTGGTCTGGAGAGCGGTGTGTTTGTCACTGCCCTTGTCCAGGGCAGTCCAGCAGCCAGGGAAGGCTCTCTCACAGTTGGAGACAGACTGATCGCTGTGAGTCTTTTCTTAGCTTCTTTGAAATTCttctttataattttttttttatactccCTCCTTCAACATCTACCACACTAACAGCTCACACATGATCATTTGCCTTTCTAATCCAGGCCTTGTTCCATTCCAGTATCCACACTCCAAACCCAGATAAAGTGGGATTTGGTCGTGAAATGGAAGGAGGAAAGTCTCCTGCTTTGATTAAATCCTCAAAAGCTTGCAGCTCTAGAGGGCTACGTGGAGCTGTCTTTAAACACATAGCTTCAATATACTCACACAGAGAATGAAAGAGAAAAGACAAGTGACAGAAATGGAGCTATGCATCTCCATCTCTTATCTTTGAAAAGTTTGTGTTAAATTTAAGCATGAAACTTGTGCATTACCCTTGAATCCCAGAGCACTTGGATATCTCTGCTCACCATTTATCAGCAGAACAGTCTCCTCCATGTAGCCAGGGAAGTGATATGCCAGATGATAGCTCAGCTGCAAGCACAATTAGCAATGGTAAGTACAGATGATGCGTTAAGAGATCTTAATCCTGGAAGAGTATCGTATTTTATCATGCCCTTTTAAACGTTAATCACATTAGTGTATCGGGTTATATATAACTTATTAAATGCTTAATTGCGTTTGCCAAAAAAAGAGTCCAAAGTGCTGAATCTTCAATGAAATATGCATGGGATGCAATTGAATGTCAGTAGCTGAACTCCATGGCTCAGAGGTGAGCTCAGAGATGCTCGTTTGTTCTAGGTTAAAGGAGAAAGTTCTTTCCTGAACTTATTTCATGATAAATCTCATCCATAATATATGCTCTTCAACATCTCTGACTCCTCAAGTCGGGCCCATTGTGATGGAAATGTGAGTGTGAGGGTTTGTCAGACTGAAATGTGCTGGCCTAGATTTCTTGTGGTTTCCTTACTGCAGCAGTGAGACATATCTCAAGCCCCAGGTGGTCTCATGTTCACAAGACATGGCACCTGTATGTGTTTGTAGATGTGCATCTATTTAATTATACTGccataacacagacacacacacacacacacacacacacacacacacacacacacacacacacctcagatGAATATCAAAATTGCTTCGGTGTTGAAGGACCTGTCCTTATTTCCAATGTCTTTCTCTACTCCCCAGATAAATGGCATTGCTCTGGATAACAAATCTGTGACAGAGTGTGAGGCTCTGTTGAGGAGCTGTAGGGACTCTCTTAGCCTCTCTCTCATGAAGGTGGGCCACTCTCTCTTTTTGAGCTCCTTTTCTACTTCACCTATGCTAACAATCAAGACCTTCTTTCTACTTTTTTATGTCCTACATAGCAGTTTTACATCTTCAGTTGTGTGGTTTGTGAGAACTGGATTATCTGATGCATTGCCAATTACTTTGCCAGTGTTATCACAACATTGCTTCATCTGTCCTCCCCACAGTTCTTCCCTCACAGTACGTCAGGCCAGAACATCTTTGAGAGTCTGCGTGAGTCTTCAGAGAAGTCCAATGGGCGCATTCACCTGTCTGAGATTCACTCCCGGAACAGCCGCAACCTGAAACACAACAGCTCAACACAGACTGACATATTCTGCCCTGATGTTGGAACCACCAGCACAAGTAGCATCTCTGGGGAGAGGAGGAAGGTCAGAGGAGAATCTGATGAGGTGTACAGCGACATCAGCAAGCCGTTCTCCACAGGGTCCCTCCATGCTACTAGCCTTCGGCCGGCCTCTGACTTGGGCACTGGCCGCTATGGCCCCAGTGCTTTCCAAGAGTGCTGTCCATACACAAAGGCGCCTTCCTCCTTGCCCTTTGACCCTGTCTCTGCCTCAGACTGCATCACAATGGAGACAACCCTGGAGAAGAAGCACAGTGGAGGCACATGGCCCAAGATGATGGTGGGAGGTATGTCTGTTGCACCAGATAACACCAGTCCAGTCACAGCAGCAGCCCAGCTCTCCATCTACAAATCGCCCAAGCAGAGGAAGTCCATCTTCGACCCAGACACTTTCAAACGCCCCGAAACACCTTCCTCTAAGATGGAGTACatggcagccaatcagattgcAGCAGTGGCCGCTGCTGCAACTTCCCACTCCCCGCAGCCTTCGAAGACAgagtccctctcctcctcatccaccCCTACCCCAACCCCTCCAACCCCACCCACTCGCAGTGACTCCTTCAAGTTCAAACACAAACATCAAAGCAGCTCTGCCTCTGACTGCACGATCACCTCAGACGGCAAGGGAGAGGCTGCCATCTCCATGGCGGCGGGAGAGAGAAGCGAGCGAGAAAGAGACAGGAATGGAAACCACTATTTCCTGGACGGCAAGGTCCTGACCTCGAGGAAGTCATGCGATGAGGACATCGGCCGAACCAGAggggaggagccagaggtgaAGAGGCCGCGCCCCAAATCTGCCCCCGCTCTTCGACGTAGGATGACCCCCCAGACCATCACTCTTCCCTCCTTCCAAGTAAGTCCATTTAAGGCTTAAAAATTGGATCTAGAGTCTTTATGTGGTGCATTTGATTCAGAAACTTTCCTTTGCATGATCCCTGCACCAATTCAAGGCGAGGTTTGTTTAGAAGCTTCTCTAATAAAGAGATGAGAACATGATGCATTTGAGAAGTGTTTGAATCTAAAATGACCAACATTTCAAATTATCCCAGTGGGCCAAAGCATCCATTTTGTAATATAATTTACAGCCCCATCACAGTTATGCCTCTGGGACTTGCCTCTTAGCCAGCGAGTCAGAGTGATTGATGCTTCTGTACTAGTACAGCTACCCAACCCAGGAGCTGAGTCAGTGCCCATGGCTCAGACAGCCATTCCTGGGTGGCTACCTCTTCAGGCCCTGAAGAACACAGGAGAACATAGTGGGGATGAATGTTCATTTTACTGTTATGGGATGTTCGTGCTGTCATTTTTCTCCTATGGTACTTCTCTCTAGCGAAGGGTAGAGGATTTCTCCCAAGACATAATGGAGTTTTGTTACCCTGCAGGGAAAATGGTAACCGCTTATTTCTGTCATCAATCACAGAGCTACTCTAACGATGAGCATTCACCAGAGCCCAGGGACATGCTGCGTTCCTCCCCCAGCCGCTCCCATAGGCACAGCGTCGGCTTTGTCCCCACAGTCTACAATGGCACACTACCTCCTAGTAAGTTTCTCAAACGTTTACATAAATACTCTTACATGCTCTCACTATAATCATAGTGTGCCCCACCCCACCTAACATGGTGGCGTGTCTGTCCTCTGTCAGATTCAGTCCACCGGGGTCTGGCTCCTTGCCCCGCTGTGACAGCCGTGATGAGGAATCCGGTGTACACCGTGCGCAGTCACCGCGTTCATACCAGCAACTGTCCATCTGTTGCCTCCCAGATATGTCACCAGCACACCCACACCAGGTTACCTCCTTCTCACACTCACCGTTTCCTTGACacctgttgtttttaaatggcGGTTTACATCTTTCATTGTCGGTTCAGTGTTTCTGATGGGGCCTGTTATGATTACTAATATTTCTTAGTTTCCTAAAGTCTAAATCACATAACTAAAATTGGGTTAGGGTGGAAAATAATTTTCCACTGTTGCTACAGTTGTGATTTAGCTCAGCCCATCAATTTAATTAACTCTGAACTGTAAAATACCTTGCATGTTCAAATAATTGTATAAGCATTGTATGCATAGTTACGTATATGCATCCTAaggcatttttgtttgtttgtgtagccCACAACACCAGGGCCGTCTGAGCCTGGACCTGAGCCAGCAGAAGCGCACAAGTGACTACTCTGAATCCTCATCGTCACGCAGCAGCAGAGCTTCACACGGTACAAACTCACTGCCCTCCAGCGCACGACTCGGTCAGTCTGACactcatgcacgcacacacacacataaaggtcACAGGCTCGGTGCCCTTTCTCTTTTAGGGTATTATGTCACAACATTCATTCCTGTATTATCTCATCCCTCTACCAGGTTCTTCCAATAATGTCCAGTACCGCACAGAGAGGATCAAAATCCCTTCCACTCCCCGCTACCCCCGCTCCATGCTGGGGTCAGACAGAGGTAATGCACTCACTagtaaaaacacaacacttCACACTCATCACGTAAGTATTAAAACACTTAAAAGCCCCTTAGATCATAATGCACATCATCAGCTATTAGGTCTAgccatattttctttattttacttCAGGCCTGATTTAACGTTGTCAGTCTCGCTGAGTTTTAAGATCCATgtcttatacatttttaaattgagATTTTACAGCACCGACAGAAACAAACTTTGAATGTCATCCTCAGATGTGGAATTGTCAACACCTGAATTGACCTGAACTGCTGTAAGCAGTTTGTCTCTTTAGCCTTTGGTTAGCCCCAAGTTATGACATTTGTTTCTTAATGTACATTCTGAGTGGTCAGATAGTGTTCAGAGAAATAATGTTTCCAGGTGTAAATAGTCTCCATGCAGTTCAGGATCTGATTACCTAAACCTCCTCCTCAGATGgtttttaaaccattttttgcACTGCTGTGAAAACAATGTGTTCCAAGCTTCTTTCATTAAACTTTGCTTCGATATACAGATATAGAAACCAAAAGCTACTAACTGCTGGATTTCAATGTGTATTCCAGATGTGTATCTTCATGTGAGATCTACCtttctgctcctcctcccctaAATCCAGGCTCCCTCTCACACTCTGAGTGTAGCAGTCCCAGTCTCATCACACCTCCGCATTCGCCACTCAATCTGGAGACTTCCTCGTTTGccagcagccaatcacaagGCTCCATTTCCACTTTACCTCGGATCTCAGTCAGCCCTTTGCCAATAGGGGAGCGCAGGAAAGACAGGTATGACAAAAATGAGCATTCACAGATAAATTAACTTCCCAGTCGACCGctgctgactgaaaaatgtaCATTGGCAAATTGAAAGTTGCCTATCACAGACGACCTGTACGGAGTATTTATCAGTTGGTTGTTGTAAGTGTCTAGTTGCAGCCGTTGTTTTAGGACAGGAATACTGAGAAAATGACTCTGCGAATGGTGTAGATGTTGGGTGGCTCGGTGGTGTTTTAAACCCCcaacgttgtgtgtgtgtgtgtgtgtgtgtgtgtgtgtgtgtgtgtgtgtgtgtgtgtgtgtgtgtgtgtgcaggcatgtgtgtgaacattggtggttcacatgcacaagtggcaacatgacacatgaactttgtgtgggtgtgtgtgtgggtgggtgtgtgtgtgtttctgtgtgtgcgtgcatgcatgtgtgtgcgaacATTGGTGGTTCACACGCACAAATGGCAAATTGCAGTCATGGTGCAGTGTCCCTTGCAAATGGAAGCTTTGCACCTGTGAATGGGTACACAAGCACAGGaaagttgtaggagtgtgtgtatggagaTGTCTTTCATCTCCTGGATGAAAATTATGctctttcccattcatttcctatggCGGTCATTTTTGACCGTAAACAAAAGAAGTGTGactaagttgaataaatcactcaaaattcaaagaaagtagtcacaATGAATGTTATGTGTTCAAATGCCTTTTGTGAAGGATATCATAATGTCTTGAGGCAATCTGATGAAAAATGCCATATTTACGGTACAGGGAATGTGTAAATCGGTCATTTTTGACCGGAACAGTGTTTGAAggttaaaacaccaaacacctgtTGGGTGAATAATGGAGAGTATGATTATAAGGATCACTTCAAAAGCGAGTATGATTTATCCTATGTCTGGCCTTAGGGATCCTCTTAGGCTATATCCAAAGGCGTCGCCAGGCAACCGGTCTATCCTGGTCAGAACTTTGCAATCTCTTATTGAAATCCTATTAAAACTCTTAATGATTCTATGGAAGCTTATTGTTGTTTCCAAAAAAGAAGCAGTGATGTGCTGCTGTGTTAGAATtcgattttcttttttccaccCTTTCTGTCCCATTTTGTATTGCCGACACCTGATATTTGTCCTCCATTCTGCTCTTTATCTTCTTCCCGCCTCTCTGCAACCTTTCTGCCTCCAGATCTCTTTACCGTAACCGATCTTTTCTAAGGATTCCTCTGGCTGCAAGGCCGAGGTTCTCCTCTCTCAGGAGCCTCAGGTTCGTTCTTCCTCAAAGTGCTACAAACAAGGGAATGCCCCCACCCTTCCCCCAAGCTCACGTCGTTCACATGCTCCAGTGTAGTTGGGTAGATAATGTAGAGTAGCAGAACAGTCTCGTGCAGTATACATGCACTATATGGAATGCAAAAGGAGGAGGAATTGGGATGTTTTTCACCCTCCACAAGAGCgcggtttaattttcagattgATAATACTTTGCATGCCACAATATCACTGCCTTAggaaaccaaaaaaaaatagacCTGATTAGCTACACTTGCTGAACTTCAAAGGTTCAGTGTTCTGTTTATATGTCTGCACTTGTCTCTCTCCATATCGGAAAACCCACTTGAGTCTCAGATATTGCATGCCCTGTCCATGCCCCATGATGACGACATGGTCAacatgcatgtttgtgttttggccttaAGCCAAGTCACCTTTCAGTTCACAGTATGTATGTTATGCAATGGTATTATTATTCAGCCTCAAGCTTCTGGGTCATGGTCTTGTTTGTACACCACCGCTCTGTTTACCTCTGTCCCTGGCTGCAAATCCATTCCTCTTATCTGCTTTCATGGAATTGTATGCCATGTCCAATGCCAACTTGTTATGAAGACGCACAGTTCATGCAAATCTCCTCCATGTGAAGGGATTTCACTTGCCTGTGCTTTTATGATGTTGCACACAGTGTCTCTGTACTCTAAACCTGTCCAGGTTCTTCTGTAAGTCAGGTGTCAAGTGGCACTGGAGAGATCAATTTACAGGCCTGGAGGGAAATGTAAGCTCAGGCTCAAACATTCTTTAAACACAAATCAGTATTTCTATTGATAGTGTTTATAATTTGGACCAGATATGATTTTGTAGAGCAAAAGCCTAGGTAGCAAGCAACTCTCCAGAGCTGTAAATAAGTTGGTCAATCCAACTGTGACGTCACCTAACCCCTTTCAACTTGCACCTGCGTGGTACACTGTAACTGATTTTCTGGGATGCTATTCATTTATACACAAACCTCTTTCCCACCAGGCCATACTTGGAGGAACCCCGCAATGTAATTGTGCACAAAGGCGCGGAGCCTCTGGGCATCTCCATCGTCGGGGGGGAGAACGGAGGGATCTTTGTTTCTAAAGTTACTGGAGGTAGCATCGCCCACCAGGCAGGATTGGAGTATGGAGACCAATTACTGGAGGTATAACCAACCTACTGTATGTCGGAGAGGTTGCGGCATCAAGCAGCATCAAT from Sander lucioperca isolate FBNREF2018 chromosome 15, SLUC_FBN_1.2, whole genome shotgun sequence includes the following:
- the dlg5a gene encoding disks large homolog 5a isoform X4, producing MEPKHKELLDQCHQNLLESITDADRLIELLIVSGTLSQLDRFELDQNCSSSAEKVDHLLKMLMNKESDHFLDLCVALEKAYPDLYTALFSNNGGGPVDHSTGSTYSVLSTMPSDSESSSSLSSVGSPVNGEASSPPPTINDNRPSGDNLDTILFQLRQVTRERDELRKRLALASPGTTFDDCRPNSKPSHDYERLKSQCMRAMADLQSLQNQHTKTLKRCEEAVKEADFYHMLHSRILGEQTQLKEEMETLRRDDTQLVREHNHLKQSCEELKRLHSQDQKELADLRLQQQQVMREKGSSEVLNKLYDTAMDKLEGVKKEYDALSKRYSEKVANHNTDLSRLEQAEEENRRLQKQMDALLKQRDSAMHYQQQYSTSIRRFDSVQQELNKSSAQNKELQREMERLQSEVTRYKNLQLKAAKDCEKYKEERDSVFNEYRLIMSERDQVIKELDKLQTELEAAEARLKNTSSERVVASEELEALRQELNSSLVDRDRAICERNELLEKYCHEVKDKAEAQKELSQACKDIEMVREERDVARKERTEAIIQRDQLLREYYQARQKQDSATLDMERANKEIEMLRKQYEAMSQELKEATQEAEVAKCRRDWAFQERDKIVAERESIRTLCDNLRRERDRAVSDLADALRNLDDMRKQKNDALRELKELKEKMESQLEKEARFCQLMAHSSHDSAIDTDSLEWETEVVEFEKNRDDMDLKALGFDIAEGVNDPYLPGDCGIFVTRVDKGSIADGRLRVNDWLLKINDMDLTNKDRKQVVKAFLNGGGLINMVVRRRKSLGGRLLTPVHINLVGHQDSGIGLESGVFVTALVQGSPAAREGSLTVGDRLIAINGIALDNKSVTECEALLRSCRDSLSLSLMKFFPHSTSGQNIFESLRESSEKSNGRIHLSEIHSRNSRNLKHNSSTQTDIFCPDVGTTSTSSISGERRKVRGESDEVYSDISKPFSTGSLHATSLRPASDLGTGRYGPSAFQECCPYTKAPSSLPFDPVSASDCITMETTLEKKHSGGTWPKMMVGGMSVAPDNTSPVTAAAQLSIYKSPKQRKSIFDPDTFKRPETPSSKMEYMAANQIAAVAAAATSHSPQPSKTESLSSSSTPTPTPPTPPTRSDSFKFKHKHQSSSASDCTITSDGKGEAAISMAAGERSERERDRNGNHYFLDGKVLTSRKSCDEDIGRTRGEEPEVKRPRPKSAPALRRRMTPQTITLPSFQSYSNDEHSPEPRDMLRSSPSRSHRHSVGFVPTVYNGTLPPNSVHRGLAPCPAVTAVMRNPVYTVRSHRVHTSNCPSVASQICHQHTHTSPQHQGRLSLDLSQQKRTSDYSESSSSRSSRASHGTNSLPSSARLGSSNNVQYRTERIKIPSTPRYPRSMLGSDRGSLSHSECSSPSLITPPHSPLNLETSSFASSQSQGSISTLPRISVSPLPIGERRKDRPYLEEPRNVIVHKGAEPLGISIVGGENGGIFVSKVTGGSIAHQAGLEYGDQLLEYNGINLRNATEQQARLIIGQQCDTITIMAQYNPHMYQLGIHSRSSSRLEPVSTHSTPQRSGAATPDNHSTIDTLSEQDEGTLTPSSKQTTPTTSPNNFIRMPSEGSKKVDEPRLVTVRRPGVEVGVTLCGGNLRGVYIESLDEDSPARCPDGLLPGDIILEYNSVNMKNKTAEEVYVEMLKPAETVTFKVQHRPDDFSTLKDVPGDGFYIRALYDRVGEAEGDLSFKKDDILYVDESLPKGSFGTWMAWQLDENAQQIQRGQIPSKYMMDQEFYRRHSVTEMKEDSSKTLSAAARRSFFRRKQKHKRSSSKDSKEMVALDAISTDSIPFLDDCVSLAYQRVQKVECTSPRPVLILGPLTDAVKEMLVKESPGKFCRCLLEVMKASQQAIERGVKDCLFIDYKRRSGHFDVTTVASIKEITDKGCHCLLDIAPHAIERLHSVHIYPIVVFVRYKNAKQIKKDFSPKTLTGKISNREQKDPVYLRDKVSQKHSKEQFESAQKIEQEYSKFFTGIVQGGTLPYICTQIMTIVDQEQSKVLWTPLGCP